From the Caloenas nicobarica isolate bCalNic1 chromosome 2, bCalNic1.hap1, whole genome shotgun sequence genome, the window TCTGACAGAAACATGTGGTAATCCTGCAGTTCTCACACCTTCGACCTGTGGCTCTCAATCTAACAACCTGCTCCTTTCATAAACTCCGCATCACATCACATTCCCGAAGTGTCCCCCACCACAGCCCATTTTGAGGACTGGAGATGAAGATGTCATGAAAGCACAGGGCCCTTCCCTGGCAGATACCTTCTGCCTTATACTTCACCTTCATCTCCCAGCTCCGCTTCCCTCTCAGTAGCACTCCAGCCCCTGTGCTGCCTCAATGGCCTTCTCCCAGCCTGTGTCCAGCTATGTCCTCAGTAGCTCCACGAATCCTTACCTCTTGGCCCATGTGCCCTTATGtatctcccttcctccctcccggTCTCCCTCATGCCCTCCAGGTTGCACAACACTGTTGGATGACAGGCTGAGAGATTTCTTACCCAACAGATGGGCTCACAAACAGGGAGCGAGGAAGGTGAcgggagagcagcagctctctAGCCACAGGGTATCCACACACATTCACAGCAACGGGTTGCACCAGGCTTGTACCATTACAGGTCAAGagctttcttaaaacaaaagctaTTATTTCTTATCATTcctttgtgctgtgtttttaGGCTTCTTGAACTACAAGGGGTGACTATGCAAGATACCATGCCTAAAATATTAACTCTAAGTCATTGTATTGATAATATTTCTGAAGATAAAACAGATTCCCTTCTCTTGGTACATTACCCCCATACGTTCCCAAGTACAGGTGTTATTACTTGGGCACTGGTGACTGAGGAAGTAGATGAGATCTTTCAAGAGTTTgacccttttatttttttttttaaattctgaaacatGTATTTACTTGTTAAGTGACGCCACATGAATGGGATTTCAATCATCAGGCACTAGGTGTTTCAGTGACATCAGAATGTTGCTcatcaggaaaggaaagagaaacacaacCAGGAACTGCATCCAAAGGACTGATTTCCCAATTTACCTCAGGCTAGCATTGCACTTCTACTTAATCAAAATATGCCATAAGAGGGGAAAATGAATGTCTACAACACAATTTACCAAAACCACCCCATCAATTTGTTgctcacaaatatttttaaaaaatccagccCTTATGCCAGCATTCTGGCTCACTGTATTCTACTCCTCTGTCATTAATGCTCTCTGCCGTAAGCACAACTCCTAGCTGGGGATTCCAATGCGTAAGGGAGCTAGGATAAGATTCCAGATCTCAGTTGTGCTGGCATGAAGATAGGTCTCCTCAGTGATGCAGAAGACAATATCCTAGGGAGACTGGAATTAGTCCTATTCCGCACAATTCAATCCAAGATGTAAGGCACATCAAGAAGGAAGTAGTTACTAGGTAATGGCTACGGATGGAAATGTAACATGGTTCAGCCTAAGCGTTTCATGACAAGTGGCAAGACAGCTTGAAAAAAGGGGGATTTTTTCCAAAAGGATGGAAGGTGtcaagagcaaagaaaaaagggtTACCTCTTCAGTTTGGGAGGGGCTGATTCTGGGCATTGGAGATACTTGTGGTGTTTTCAGCTGTGTACTGTTGCTGTCTGGAACAAGCTCTCTGTGGATTGACTGAATATGGTTTTGGAGTTCACTTTCTGATTCAAATTTAACATTGCAACTAGAGCATCGAGTCTTCAGTCCCCCTGCCTTGCTTTTGTTCTCAATGGAACTCAAGTTCTCATTTTGGCCCATGCCTTGTCTGTTACTGCTTGAAGGGATGTTGACACTTGGACTACCACTTTTACTGAGATTAACACAGCTAGCACACAGACCATATGGCAGACCGTTGATGTCAAGTTTAACTAAATCCTGTTTTGAGCGGAATTCCTTCAGGCAAGAAGCACACTTGTACAGTTTCTGGAGATGCTGCGCACGTCCCGTGGACTGCACGGCAGAACCGTTTCCAGTTTTCTGCATGTGGAACGTGCCGTGGATTTTCAGTTCCAGCGTGGAGGTCACAGTCTGCATGCACACCACACAGCGGAACCCTGTCAAGGAGTTCCTCAAGTCAGGGTGCATTTGGCAATGCTCTAAAAATTCCTCTTCGCTCTGGAGAGGCATCTTGCAAATCCTGCAGTTTCCAGTGTCCAGGCTCTTACTATGTGTGACCTTATGTTCAGTAAGAGTCAGAAGAGATGGAAACCGCTCGCCACAGATTGGGCACATATAATGTTTCACTGGTCCCAAGTGTGTCTGCATGTGCTCTCGAAGCCCATTTTCAGAGAAGAATGTTCGAGAACACACATTACACTTGTAATTCCCTTTGATGAGTTCAGCCTTTTTCTTTACTATGGCACTTTCTCCAGGTCGAATGTTGTGGTCTCGAAGCTGGTGATTTTGCAGGAGAGTCTCCATGGTATAAGCTGCTCCACAAATGTCACAGCCATACATAGGCTCAGATGTGTCCACATCTTCTTCGCTGCCATCGTGGCTGTTATGGGACTCCTGGCTATTTGTCAACAAGGTCTGGAGTTCCACTTCCTCTTTTTGAACCTGCTCAGATGCCCCATTCGTTCCACAGTTTGgagtttttgtttcaaaaacacAGTGTTTTTCCCTTAAGTGCTTTTCCAGCAAGATGATAGCATGGAAAGCTTTGCTGCAGAACTTGCAGTTGTACTTCTTGCTGTGCGTAGTAATGTGACACTGCAGCTCCACCTCCGTACCAAAGGACTCACCGCAGAAGATGCACTTGTGTACTTTGCCTTGGTTCTCCAGGTGGTTGTGTTTAACATGAAGCTGTAGGTCAGTCTCATTGCGGAAATCCCAGTTGCAAGACGTACATCTGTATACCTTCTTTTCATTGCTGTGCTTCACAGCCAAGTGTAGCTGAATGGAGACTTTGGAGTCAAAAACCTCTTGGCACAAGGTGCAGCGGAAGAACACAAACGTATGCATGTCCAGTAGGTGTTTCTGCAAGTCATCCACAGAAGTGAACTGCTTGTCACAACTTTCACAGATGTAGTAGGTTGAGGTGATCATGAAATGAATGGTAACATGCTTCAGCAGAGACTCCTGATTTGGAAATTCTTTGTTGCACTGAGGACAGGTCAGTTTTGGCAGGACAGTGTCAAGATGTGTTTTTAAATGAGTCTGGAAACCATCCAAGGAAGTATACTTAGCACCACACTGATTACAAATATATTCACCTGCAGGACGAGGAGGAGCACCTCCAACTGCCTGCATCATCTTTAAAGAGGTCTGCTCAATGGTTACAGGAGATAAGGGACTCATggctctggatttttttccattgtggATGTAATTCAGGGCCAAAGGAATGTTCTTATGGTTCTCCTTGATATGCTTGTTCAGTTTAAGAACACTATTAAATATTGGAGAATTTGTACAGTACGAACAAGAATAGACTTCCACCACTGGATCTTTTGGGGTTCCAAGCACAGGGGAACCAAAACGGGAACTGCTAAGATCACAATGGACTTGTCTAATATGCTCTTCCAGAGAAGAATCTGTAAGAAATCCCATGTAGCAATGGGGACAAAAGAATGCATTACTGTCCTTAGCAGCAGGGTTGGCAAATCCATGAGAACATCGGATGTGTTCCTGAAGTGTGTTGAGGTCGTTGAACACTTCAGAGCAGAAGTTGCACTGGTACACCATGGCAGGCATGGTAGAAACAATCAGTGCTGGATCTGGAGCTTCGTGGACTTGCTTAAGATGTTCATTCAGATTGTAGAGAGATGGCAATACCTCCAAACAATACTGACAGATATGGGCTTGTTCGGGTTTATCTAAATGCATAGTTTTCAGGTGTATCTGCAAAACTGCAAGGCTGGAAAATAACTGTTTGTTGCAATAAATGCAGCTATAGGTAACTTTTGGCTGTTTACTCGAAGGACCAGTGATATCTGGCACTTGCTGAGCTGCCCGCTTCCTTCCACGACCTTTTGGTATAGGGGGAGCCGTTTCCACCATGGTTGAACTATCCACCGAGAGATTGGAATCTGGAGTGGTGCTAGAGACTGAGGTGTAGCCCACAGTTACCAAAGACGGGCTGTTGCTGTGGTTGCACGACTCTGGCTGCTGATGACTGTCCATGTGGCTGTACAGCTCCTCCACAGTATGAAAGTTCTCAGAGCAAATGCTGCATGAATTCTTCTTCTCACCATTATGAGCCTGCTCCATGTGATTCATCAGAGACGTTTCCTCTACAAAGAGTTCATGACAGTAAACACACTGAAGAGCAGATCGGTCTTCATTAGGGGAACACTCGGGGTGACATTCTGCAATGTGCTTTTGAAGATCTTCAGGAAAATCAAAGCCTTCTTCGCACTGACTGCATTTCTGAgtgtctttcattttccagtccTCCATCCGGGAAGCGGACTGAGAGCCATCTTTGTTCCTCTCGTGGACCTGCATGTGACCGTGCAGTGAACTAGATGACAGGAACCCACGTCTACAAATGGCACACTTATATGGCTTGTTGGACGTATGAGTCTTTAAGTGAATTTTGAGATGATCACTCCTTGAGAACGCTGCGTCACACTCACTGCAGTGATACTTCTTGTCTCCCGTATGAAGCTTTATGTGGCGGTCCCTGCTCCGTTTATGTTTGAAGAGACGACTGCAATATGTGCATTTGAAAGGGAGCTTGTCACTGTGACTTTGCTCGTGGTGCTTTAAGTAGCTGAGGCGGCTGAACGATTTGTCACAAAACTGGCATGGATAGGGCAACCCTgggcctccttcctcttcaccAAAATCACAACCTTCTCCATGGCTCGGGGAAGTCTGGTCCTTGCTAGAAGGCGATGATGCTGGCCATGAGCAAGTGGGGTCATCCTCAACATCCACTCCatctgaaatgagaaagaaacatGCCCACGAACTTAATCCCTACAGTGCAAAGGAGACAGCAAATGCATATAAACAATGTAGAACTAAAACATATTAAACTCAGACCAGGATATTTCTTACACCTGTATCCAACAGCTTCAAgaccacatttatttttatcagacTGTAAAACATTAAAAGTTATTAAATAACTCTGTGCCTATATTacctttttattgcttttttatcATTCTTTCTAAGTTGCAGGATATGTATTATACATTGACAActttattaaaatgcagattttaatATACTTAATGTTTCTTTTGTATCCATTGTAAAATGATTTGCATATTATGTGAGCATCAGAAGAgtcaaagaaaaggagaaaatattacagcaatgatttaaaattaatacagCCAACCCACATGcctaatatttaataaaaagatgGTCCTTGCTTTGCCacaggttctttttttttcccttgaagttgcttctgaacacagaaatcttttaaaagctATTACTGAGAGAGACTTGGGTGTTATTCTAAACAATAATAGGAAGAATTACAGGGGAAGAACAGGACAACAGCATAAACAGTGACGTTTTCCCTAATAAAGTACAACCAGATTTCTCCAGTAATGATACAATTCAGTTACTGAAAGCTGGCAGCTGGACCATTAAATGttcaaaacaaactaacaaaccaACAGCCAGGAtcaaggaaaatgagaaaatttcaAAAGACTCAGATgtgaacagcattttttttccttttcaagttcAAGAGGTGGCCcaccatttcttcctttttgcaaAGGCCTCAGCCAGCTGAACTTCCTAAGTCCGGCAGAACCTGTACTGTGAGGTGATCACAGACAAAGCAACTTGTAAAAAactggaaacaggaaaaatgataAACAGTTATGGTAAAAGCTGAAAGATTTATGAGCAACAAGGAagagacaaaacagaaatgctAGCCAGATAATAAACTGAACTAGTTATCCATGATATTACCTCATCTCTAGAAAGGGCAAGTTGTAACTATTCCTTTCAACAGATGTGCTGTACAGCTTTTGcaccttttgttttaaatgtagaTTACAATACTGCAATGACAATACTTATCTTAACCTAAAActtctttaaatatattaacTTGAAAGACCACTCTACTTCTAATAATCTTTCTATTAATTTCCAGGGGCGATgcttggggtttctttttttccttttaaaagtaaaattgaCTACAGTAACAGTACAGAAAAAGACAGGATAAACCGCTTGAAAAATACCTTCCTTAAGGTATTCTTGCAAAACAGTAAGTTTCTTAACACCTTCAGCCTTCTCTCAAGAAATTGAGTACACCAACATAAAGGTTAGAGCCCGCCTATATTAAGTAAACAAACCCCAAGCCTGCTTTCTTTAAGGTAACAAGATTTTACTAGATTATCAACCTCTTGCTTATCCACAGGAAACAGATGAGGATTCATTCCTTTCCTGCATCCAGAAACTGATGACAACGCCATCTCACTATCAATGCCAGATGGCAACCATCTAACTCTGAGCAAACAACCCAACACCACGGCTGGATGCCTGCCCATTGACACCACGCTTTTCAGGATAAGTTGGAAACTGCACAGGTTTTTATCCTCTTGTTCACGTCTTGAAGAGGAGGGTTTCACAAATTACACACACCTTtcgcacacacacaaaaatataaatctgtATTTACCTACGTACAAATCTGCACTAATGGTGTATAATTAacgaacaaaaccaaaccccagccCAAGTACCATGTctttgaaatcaaaacaaaggtgtttgtttttaagataaaaactgaaaaataaaaatcagccaTTCCAACATAAGTACTACCATCTGCTAAACTGCTTCCCAATGTACTGACGCAACGTTACTCATTGTCATACATACTAAACAATATCAGCCAGGTGAGTTTTTAAGTTGGTACATTAATGACTGCAATATTTACAGGAGATTTTTCATGTAAATCTGTGTACTGCCTTTTCAAATTTCTGACTTTGAcactaaaactgaaaattatcaAAACAGCGGAACaactatttacagaaaaatacgctaattttttctacattaaaaaaattattttaaattaatattttcatccaGGTCTTCTAAGGGGAAAAACCTTTTGTcccttaaaaatcaaatatatttctgacATACGACCACTGCTGGCAGATAAATAGGAATGTATGTCAAGCAACTGAGTGAAGAAAAATAGTCTGTGACTGCCTAGGCAACATATTTTGTAACCAAATTTAGTATTAAAATGTATATCCTACACAGAAATGATATATTATTGTATAACTGTTTAGAGGAATATATAGTAAGTGTTATAAATAGTGTACCATCACTGACAGGGTAGTAAATCACTTCCTTTTTGTGGCTACCGCCTGCCTGGTTTTACCTACTACACAGCTATTCCCCCTGGCTCATGGATCTCAGTGGGCTGTCGGGCTGGCAGCAGGGTCGGGATCAAGCGCTGAGTGTGACCACAGCGTAAGCAATGGCAGCCCCTTTCCACCCTCCAATTCTCCTTGCTTGCTCAGGGGTCTATCCTTTAGCTTTTATAGAAGGTAAAGGACGTGGAGGGCGAATAGCATGACTACAGCACAGGGATGGTTCTCGCTTTCCAACCTGCAAATCtaaatcatggaatcatagaatgtcctgagttggaagggacccacaagggtcatcgagtccagctcctgtccctgcacaggacaaccccacagttcacaccatgtgtctgaggacgttgtccagtctcttcttgaacactgtcaggcttggggccgtgacacctccctggggagcctgttcccgtgctccaccaccctctgggggaagaaccttttcctaatgtccaacctaaaccccCTCTGTGTGTCACttagctggggtttttttgtttgttttaatccaAGCCTATAACAACTCTGCAGAGTAATTCTCTTTgtgcagaaaggagaagagcaaACCACTCACAAGTCCGACTTGCGTCCTTTTAACTCTAAATGTGAAACTTTCTCAATCTCCCAGGGCTCCAGAAGAACCAGTGAGGCGGGGGGAATTCCACACAGCAGAGGACAACAG encodes:
- the ZNF521 gene encoding zinc finger protein 521 isoform X2, translating into MSRRKQAKPRSLKVEENETEDQQAGVGHTAAQTDPNCTLEDKAEDGEVLDCKKRPDEGEELEEEAVHSCDSCLQVFESLSDITEHKINQCQLTDGVDVEDDPTCSWPASSPSSKDQTSPSHGEGCDFGEEEGGPGLPYPCQFCDKSFSRLSYLKHHEQSHSDKLPFKCTYCSRLFKHKRSRDRHIKLHTGDKKYHCSECDAAFSRSDHLKIHLKTHTSNKPYKCAICRRGFLSSSSLHGHMQVHERNKDGSQSASRMEDWKMKDTQKCSQCEEGFDFPEDLQKHIAECHPECSPNEDRSALQCVYCHELFVEETSLMNHMEQAHNGEKKNSCSICSENFHTVEELYSHMDSHQQPESCNHSNSPSLVTVGYTSVSSTTPDSNLSVDSSTMVETAPPIPKGRGRKRAAQQVPDITGPSSKQPKVTYSCIYCNKQLFSSLAVLQIHLKTMHLDKPEQAHICQYCLEVLPSLYNLNEHLKQVHEAPDPALIVSTMPAMVYQCNFCSEVFNDLNTLQEHIRCSHGFANPAAKDSNAFFCPHCYMGFLTDSSLEEHIRQVHCDLSSSRFGSPVLGTPKDPVVEVYSCSYCTNSPIFNSVLKLNKHIKENHKNIPLALNYIHNGKKSRAMSPLSPVTIEQTSLKMMQAVGGAPPRPAGEYICNQCGAKYTSLDGFQTHLKTHLDTVLPKLTCPQCNKEFPNQESLLKHVTIHFMITSTYYICESCDKQFTSVDDLQKHLLDMHTFVFFRCTLCQEVFDSKVSIQLHLAVKHSNEKKVYRCTSCNWDFRNETDLQLHVKHNHLENQGKVHKCIFCGESFGTEVELQCHITTHSKKYNCKFCSKAFHAIILLEKHLREKHCVFETKTPNCGTNGASEQVQKEEVELQTLLTNSQESHNSHDGSEEDVDTSEPMYGCDICGAAYTMETLLQNHQLRDHNIRPGESAIVKKKAELIKGNYKCNVCSRTFFSENGLREHMQTHLGPVKHYMCPICGERFPSLLTLTEHKVTHSKSLDTGNCRICKMPLQSEEEFLEHCQMHPDLRNSLTGFRCVVCMQTVTSTLELKIHGTFHMQKTGNGSAVQSTGRAQHLQKLYKCASCLKEFRSKQDLVKLDINGLPYGLCASCVNLSKSGSPSVNIPSSSNRQGMGQNENLSSIENKSKAGGLKTRCSSCNVKFESESELQNHIQSIHRELVPDSNSTQLKTPQVSPMPRISPSQTEEKKTYQCIKCQMVFYNEWDIQVHVANHMIDEGLNHECKLCNQTFDSPAKLQCHLIEHSFEGMGGTFKCPVCFTVFVQANKLQQHIFSAHGQEDKIYDCTQCPQKFFFQTELQNHTMTQHSS
- the ZNF521 gene encoding zinc finger protein 521 isoform X6, with protein sequence MSRRKQAKPRSLKETQILETTSCMKPWGWRRRKRVEENETEDQQAGVGHTAAQTDPNCTLEDKAEDGEVLDCKKRPDEGEELEEEAVHSCDSCLQVFESLSDITEHKINQCQLTDGVDVEDDPTCSWPASSPSSKDQTSPSHGEGCDFGEEEGGPGLPYPCQFCDKSFSRLSYLKHHEQSHSDKLPFKCTYCSRLFKHKRSRDRHIKLHTGDKKYHCSECDAAFSRSDHLKIHLKTHTSNKPYKCAICRRGFLSSSSLHGHMQVHERNKDGSQSASRMEDWKMKDTQKCSQCEEGFDFPEDLQKHIAECHPECSPNEDRSALQCVYCHELFVEETSLMNHMEQAHNGEKKNSCSICSENFHTVEELYSHMDSHQQPESCNHSNSPSLVTVGYTSVSSTTPDSNLSVDSSTMVETAPPIPKGRGRKRAAQQVPDITGPSSKQPKVTYSCIYCNKQLFSSLAVLQIHLKTMHLDKPEQAHICQYCLEVLPSLYNLNEHLKQVHEAPDPALIVSTMPAMVYQCNFCSEVFNDLNTLQEHIRCSHGFANPAAKDSNAFFCPHCYMGFLTDSSLEEHIRQVHCDLSSSRFGSPVLGTPKDPVVEVYSCSYCTNSPIFNSVLKLNKHIKENHKNIPLALNYIHNGKKSRAMSPLSPVTIEQTSLKMMQAVGGAPPRPAGEYICNQCGAKYTSLDGFQTHLKTHLDTVLPKLTCPQCNKEFPNQESLLKHVTIHFMITSTYYICESCDKQFTSVDDLQKHLLDMHTFVFFRCTLCQEVFDSKVSIQLHLAVKHSNEKKVYRCTSCNWDFRNETDLQLHVKHNHLENQGKVHKCIFCGESFGTEVELQCHITTHSKKYNCKFCSKAFHAIILLEKHLREKHCVFETKTPNCGTNGASEQVQKEEVELQTLLTNSQESHNSHDGSEEDVDTSEPMYGCDICGAAYTMETLLQNHQLRDHNIRPGESAIVKKKAELIKGNYKCNVCSRTFFSENGLREHMQTHLGPVKHYMCPICGERFPSLLTLTEHKVTHSKSLDTGNCRICKMPLQSEEEFLEHCQMHPDLRNSLTGFRCVVCMQTVTSTLELKIHGTFHMQKTGNGSAVQSTGRAQHLQKLYKCASCLKEFRSKQDLVKLDINGLPYGLCASCVNLSKSGSPSVNIPSSSNRQGMGQNENLSSIENKSKAGGLKTRCSSCNVKFESESELQNHIQSIHRELVPDSNSTQLKTPQVSPMPRISPSQTEEKKTYQCIKCQMVFYNEWDIQVHVANHMIGNYRPLI
- the ZNF521 gene encoding zinc finger protein 521 isoform X5: MSRRKQAKPRSLKETQILETTSCMKPWGWRRRKRVEENETEDQQAGVGHTAAQTDPNCTLEDKAEDGEVLDCKKRPDEGEELEEEAVHSCDSCLQVFESLSDITEHKINQCQLTDGVDVEDDPTCSWPASSPSSKDQTSPSHGEGCDFGEEEGGPGLPYPCQFCDKSFSRLSYLKHHEQSHSDKLPFKCTYCSRLFKHKRSRDRHIKLHTGDKKYHCSECDAAFSRSDHLKIHLKTHTSNKPYKCAICRRGFLSSSSLHGHMQVHERNKDGSQSASRMEDWKMKDTQKCSQCEEGFDFPEDLQKHIAECHPECSPNEDRSALQCVYCHELFVEETSLMNHMEQAHNGEKKNSCSICSENFHTVEELYSHMDSHQQPESCNHSNSPSLVTVGYTSVSSTTPDSNLSVDSSTMVETAPPIPKGRGRKRAAQQVPDITGPSSKQPKVTYSCIYCNKQLFSSLAVLQIHLKTMHLDKPEQAHICQYCLEVLPSLYNLNEHLKQVHEAPDPALIVSTMPAMVYQCNFCSEVFNDLNTLQEHIRCSHGFANPAAKDSNAFFCPHCYMGFLTDSSLEEHIRQVHCDLSSSRFGSPVLGTPKDPVVEVYSCSYCTNSPIFNSVLKLNKHIKENHKNIPLALNYIHNGKKSRAMSPLSPVTIEQTSLKMMQAVGGAPPRPAGEYICNQCGAKYTSLDGFQTHLKTHLDTVLPKLTCPQCNKEFPNQESLLKHVTIHFMITSTYYICESCDKQFTSVDDLQKHLLDMHTFVFFRCTLCQEVFDSKVSIQLHLAVKHSNEKKVYRCTSCNWDFRNETDLQLHVKHNHLENQGKVHKCIFCGESFGTEVELQCHITTHSKKYNCKFCSKAFHAIILLEKHLREKHCVFETKTPNCGTNGASEQVQKEEVELQTLLTNSQESHNSHDGSEEDVDTSEPMYGCDICGAAYTMETLLQNHQLRDHNIRPGESAIVKKKAELIKGNYKCNVCSRTFFSENGLREHMQTHLGPVKHYMCPICGERFPSLLTLTEHKVTHSKSLDTGNCRICKMPLQSEEEFLEHCQMHPDLRNSLTGFRCVVCMQTVTSTLELKIHGTFHMQKTGNGSAVQSTGRAQHLQKLYKCASCLKEFRSKQDLVKLDINGLPYGLCASCVNLSKSGSPSVNIPSSSNRQGMGQNENLSSIENKSKAGGLKTRCSSCNVKFESESELQNHIQSIHRELVPDSNSTQLKTPQVSPMPRISPSQTEERHQMGNLERDLLHIFGRLCMRGRKDNMFSKVFKSTKPRFP